One Streptomyces sp. RPA4-2 genomic window carries:
- a CDS encoding alpha/beta hydrolase — MTQYTDHYGPEGLRTRGTIVVVPGRGEGRAAYARFGRRLAADAYRVRVVDAPRIDADDLTGSLGRFGAELAAAVEGAAAEDGVVRPVVLVGADTGAAVLAALLGAEESPVVRLAEAVVLAGLPGRGTDTGGPVDTGAAGGAEGSWDTELDVRTFCPAHRGVLTDDSGTRRGSLGIPVPDALLDAAHHGDIAVPTLILVGDADPLADRDALTRTAKSLPRARLTVVRDAHHDVLNDLQHRSVAAEVVTFLETVRNTLVPVVAVESSAW; from the coding sequence ATGACCCAGTACACCGACCACTACGGCCCCGAAGGCCTCCGGACCCGCGGCACGATCGTCGTGGTGCCCGGCCGGGGAGAGGGCCGGGCCGCGTATGCCCGGTTCGGCAGGCGGCTCGCGGCCGACGCCTACCGCGTCCGCGTCGTCGACGCCCCGCGGATCGACGCCGACGACCTGACCGGCTCGCTGGGGCGCTTCGGCGCCGAGCTCGCCGCGGCCGTCGAGGGGGCCGCGGCCGAGGACGGGGTGGTCCGTCCTGTCGTCCTCGTCGGGGCCGACACCGGCGCCGCCGTCCTCGCCGCGCTCCTCGGTGCGGAGGAGTCGCCTGTCGTCCGACTGGCGGAGGCCGTCGTTCTCGCGGGTCTGCCGGGGCGTGGCACCGACACCGGCGGCCCAGTGGACACCGGCGCCGCAGGAGGCGCGGAGGGATCGTGGGACACCGAACTCGACGTCCGTACCTTCTGCCCGGCCCACCGAGGAGTCCTCACCGACGACTCCGGGACGCGGCGGGGCTCGCTCGGCATCCCGGTGCCGGATGCGCTGCTCGACGCGGCCCACCACGGCGACATCGCCGTCCCCACGCTGATCCTCGTCGGCGACGCCGATCCGCTCGCGGACCGGGACGCTCTCACCCGCACCGCGAAGTCCCTGCCGCGCGCCCGCCTGACGGTGGTCCGGGACGCCCACCACGACGTCCTCAACGACCTGCAGCACCGCTCGGTGGCGGCCGAGGTCGTCACGTTCCTGGAAACGGTCCGCAACACGCTGGTGCCCGTCGTCGCGGTGGAGTCGAGCGCGTGGTGA
- a CDS encoding LLM class flavin-dependent oxidoreductase — MSRTLHLALHPYGVGGPGQHGLWKDPRVAKNASIDINYYIAQAKAAEHALFDALFIVDSQFINSTYPAHYLNRLEPLTLLSAVATHTRHIGLVGTASSTYNSPFNLARRFASLDHISGGRAGWNVVTSFDTGTSRNFGLDEHLDYSTRYGRALEFVQVARGLWDSYEDDAFPADVERDVFLDPAKLHALDHEGEHFRIAGPLNLSRSPQGQPVIFQAGVSEEGRDLAARVAEGIYAPGGSLQQAQEYYADIKSRTASYGRDPEHIKIFIHGGPVVAVTDEAARRREQEIFEEDNDFGRNLALLGRSFGAYDFSGHDLDAPFPDVAHLAEKGGRTGAAKLIERAKAENLTLRQVAESVSEFRRSPFVGAPTTVADTIERWFAAGTFDGINLAFRNNEDLELFVDGVVPILQKRGLFRTEYEADTLRGNLGLPVPANRHTREPQLVNG; from the coding sequence ATGTCCCGCACCCTTCACCTCGCGCTGCACCCCTACGGTGTCGGCGGCCCCGGCCAGCATGGTCTGTGGAAGGACCCGCGCGTCGCGAAGAACGCGAGCATCGACATCAACTACTACATCGCGCAGGCCAAGGCGGCCGAACACGCCCTCTTCGACGCCCTGTTCATCGTCGACAGCCAGTTCATCAACTCCACCTACCCGGCGCACTACCTGAACCGGCTGGAGCCGCTCACGCTGCTGTCGGCGGTCGCCACCCACACCCGGCACATCGGCCTGGTGGGCACGGCCAGCTCGACGTACAACTCGCCCTTCAACCTCGCCCGCCGGTTCGCCTCCCTCGACCACATCAGCGGCGGTCGCGCCGGCTGGAACGTCGTCACCAGTTTCGACACCGGAACGTCCAGGAACTTCGGGCTCGACGAGCATCTCGACTACTCCACCCGCTACGGCCGCGCGCTGGAGTTCGTCCAGGTCGCCCGGGGCCTGTGGGACTCCTACGAGGACGACGCGTTCCCGGCCGACGTGGAGCGCGACGTCTTCCTCGACCCGGCCAAGCTGCACGCGCTCGACCACGAGGGCGAACACTTCAGGATCGCCGGCCCGCTCAACCTCTCCCGCTCTCCGCAGGGCCAGCCGGTGATCTTCCAGGCGGGGGTCTCCGAGGAAGGGCGCGACCTCGCGGCGCGGGTCGCCGAGGGCATCTACGCGCCGGGCGGCAGCCTGCAGCAGGCGCAGGAGTACTACGCGGACATCAAGTCGCGCACCGCGTCGTACGGCCGCGACCCCGAGCACATCAAGATATTCATCCACGGCGGCCCGGTCGTCGCCGTCACCGACGAGGCGGCCAGGCGGCGCGAGCAGGAGATCTTCGAGGAGGACAACGACTTCGGCCGCAACCTCGCGCTCCTCGGCCGTTCCTTCGGCGCCTACGACTTCAGCGGGCACGACCTCGACGCGCCGTTCCCCGACGTCGCGCACCTCGCCGAGAAGGGCGGCCGTACCGGTGCCGCCAAGCTCATCGAGCGGGCCAAGGCCGAGAACCTGACTTTGCGTCAAGTGGCTGAGTCGGTCAGCGAGTTCCGCCGCTCACCGTTCGTCGGGGCGCCGACGACCGTCGCCGACACCATCGAGCGGTGGTTCGCCGCGGGTACCTTCGACGGCATCAACCTCGCCTTCCGCAACAACGAGGACCTGGAGCTCTTCGTCGACGGTGTCGTGCCGATCCTGCAGAAGCGGGGCCTGTTCCGCACCGAGTACGAGGCCGACACCCTGCGCGGCAACCTCGGCCTGCCGGTCCCGGCCAACCGGCACACCCGCGAGCCCCAGCTCGTGAACGGCTGA
- a CDS encoding SDR family NAD(P)-dependent oxidoreductase, producing MTAMLGGKVAIVTGGSRGIGEAVALRLAEDGADVALTYRDSADRAAEVAGRIRAMGRRAWAVRADSADPTAVREAVDRVAAESGRLDIVVNNAGIGVLGAVEDLSLEDIDRVLHINVRAPFVVSQAAVRYMVGGGRIINIGSCMAERVAFPGGSLYATSKTALTGLTRSLARELGPRGITANLVHPGPTETDMNPSGGPGADMQRDLTALGHYGQPSDVAATVAHLAGDAGRYVTGATIAVDGGFAA from the coding sequence ATGACTGCGATGCTTGGCGGCAAGGTGGCCATCGTGACGGGCGGGAGCCGGGGTATCGGTGAGGCTGTGGCGCTCAGGCTGGCCGAGGACGGGGCCGATGTCGCACTGACCTACCGGGACAGCGCGGACCGTGCGGCGGAGGTGGCCGGTCGGATCAGGGCCATGGGCCGCCGGGCCTGGGCCGTCCGGGCCGACAGTGCGGACCCGACAGCGGTGCGCGAGGCGGTGGACCGGGTCGCCGCGGAGTCCGGACGGCTCGACATCGTGGTCAACAACGCGGGGATCGGAGTGCTGGGAGCCGTCGAGGACCTGTCGCTGGAGGACATCGACCGGGTCCTGCACATCAACGTGCGGGCGCCGTTCGTCGTGTCCCAGGCGGCGGTCCGGTACATGGTCGGGGGCGGGCGGATCATCAACATCGGCAGTTGCATGGCCGAGCGGGTCGCCTTCCCCGGCGGATCCCTGTACGCGACCAGCAAGACCGCGTTGACCGGCCTCACCAGATCACTGGCCCGCGAGCTGGGTCCGCGGGGTATCACCGCCAACCTGGTCCACCCCGGCCCGACGGAGACGGACATGAACCCCTCCGGCGGTCCGGGCGCCGACATGCAGCGGGATCTCACCGCGCTCGGCCACTACGGGCAGCCGTCGGACGTCGCGGCGACCGTGGCCCATCTCGCGGGTGACGCGGGCCGGTACGTCACCGGTGCCACCATCGCCGTGGACGGTGGATTCGCGGCCTGA
- a CDS encoding flavin reductase family protein, with product MTTPLHRDAPPPPVAPDGADLLRDTLRRHAAGVTVITFPGPVGFTATSFTSVSLRPALVSFCVGVEASSAPAARRADRFAVHVLGTGNAGLASRFARSGVDRFAGVPWRAQTDGLPVLDGVTAWLSARITLRQTVGDHLLVVGEVDSGATAAQTTALVHHNGSFASAHPLV from the coding sequence ATGACCACCCCTCTGCACCGCGACGCGCCACCGCCGCCGGTGGCTCCCGACGGCGCGGACCTTCTCCGCGACACCCTGCGCCGGCACGCGGCCGGGGTCACGGTGATCACCTTCCCCGGCCCCGTCGGCTTCACCGCAACCTCGTTCACCTCGGTCTCACTGCGCCCGGCCCTGGTGTCGTTCTGCGTCGGCGTCGAAGCCTCCAGCGCCCCCGCCGCCCGCCGCGCGGACCGGTTCGCGGTCCATGTGCTCGGCACGGGCAACGCCGGTCTGGCGAGTCGTTTCGCCCGCAGTGGCGTCGACCGTTTCGCCGGTGTCCCCTGGCGGGCCCAGACGGACGGTCTGCCCGTGCTCGACGGTGTCACCGCCTGGCTCTCCGCCCGGATCACACTCCGTCAGACCGTCGGCGACCATCTGCTGGTCGTCGGCGAGGTCGACTCGGGCGCGACCGCCGCGCAGACCACGGCGCTCGTGCACCACAACGGATCGTTCGCCTCGGCGCACCCCCTGGTATGA
- a CDS encoding IS1380 family transposase, translating into MREPISSYPRVRVQADGRQVLSQAGAVLLLETVRKTGLDQAISAALAPWRKPRAVHDPGKILLDVALAVALGGDCLADVAMLRCEPAVFGPVASDPTVSRLIDTLAASGDKALQAVRSARSEVRHRAWSLAGENAPDADCQVTVDLDGVLVIAHSDKQDAAATWKKTYGHHPLTAFVDHGPGGTGEPVAALLRPGNAGSNTAADHITTAQLALAQLPKHYRRGRQTLIRTDSRRHPRLRVLAREAGRWLSYSVGMTVTEAIHEHVLKVPASAWTPAVEADGEARDGAWVAELTGKLLDDWPKGMRLIVRKERPHPGAQLRITDADGMRITCFATNTTGFKPIAELELRHRLRARAEDRIRAARATGLRNLPLHDTAQNRVWMEIVQIALDLLAWMPMLALTGRARLWEPRRLRFRLFSAAGQLVTTGRRRILRLARHWPWTGEITAALERLALLPDPG; encoded by the coding sequence GTGAGAGAGCCTATCTCGTCGTACCCACGTGTCCGTGTCCAGGCAGACGGTCGGCAGGTGCTCTCGCAGGCCGGTGCGGTCCTGCTGCTGGAGACGGTCCGCAAGACGGGCCTTGACCAGGCGATATCCGCAGCTCTGGCTCCGTGGCGCAAACCGCGGGCCGTCCACGATCCCGGCAAGATCCTCCTGGACGTCGCCCTGGCGGTCGCACTGGGCGGGGACTGCCTCGCGGACGTCGCCATGCTGCGGTGTGAGCCGGCCGTCTTCGGCCCGGTCGCCTCCGACCCGACCGTCTCCCGCCTGATCGACACCCTCGCCGCATCCGGCGACAAAGCCCTGCAGGCCGTCCGGTCCGCACGCTCCGAAGTCCGTCATCGTGCCTGGTCGTTGGCCGGCGAGAACGCCCCGGACGCCGACTGCCAGGTCACTGTCGACCTCGATGGCGTCCTCGTGATCGCCCACTCCGACAAGCAGGACGCGGCCGCGACCTGGAAGAAGACCTACGGCCATCACCCGCTGACGGCTTTCGTCGACCACGGACCGGGCGGAACCGGTGAACCCGTCGCCGCCCTCCTCCGACCGGGAAACGCGGGCTCCAACACCGCCGCCGACCACATCACCACCGCCCAACTCGCCCTGGCCCAACTGCCCAAGCACTACCGGCGAGGACGGCAGACGCTGATCCGCACGGACTCCCGCCGGCACCCACGACTTCGTGTCCTGGCTCGCGAAGCGGGCCGATGGCTGTCCTACTCGGTCGGCATGACGGTCACCGAAGCGATCCACGAACACGTGCTGAAGGTCCCCGCCTCGGCCTGGACCCCGGCCGTCGAGGCCGACGGTGAGGCCCGGGACGGGGCCTGGGTCGCCGAGCTCACCGGCAAGCTCCTGGACGACTGGCCCAAGGGCATGCGGCTCATCGTCCGCAAGGAACGGCCCCATCCCGGCGCCCAGTTGAGGATCACGGACGCGGACGGCATGCGGATCACGTGCTTCGCGACCAACACCACCGGCTTCAAGCCGATCGCCGAGCTCGAGCTGCGTCACCGGCTCCGGGCACGGGCCGAGGACCGGATCCGGGCCGCCCGGGCCACCGGCCTGCGCAACCTGCCCCTGCACGACACCGCCCAGAACCGGGTCTGGATGGAGATCGTCCAGATCGCGCTCGACCTGCTGGCCTGGATGCCCATGCTCGCGCTGACCGGCCGGGCGAGGCTCTGGGAACCGCGTCGATTGCGGTTCCGCCTGTTCTCCGCAGCCGGCCAGCTCGTCACCACCGGTCGGCGCAGGATTCTCCGCCTCGCCCGGCACTGGCCCTGGACCGGCGAGATCACCGCCGCCCTTGAACGGCTCGCGCTCCTGCCTGACCCCGGCTGA
- a CDS encoding LLM class flavin-dependent oxidoreductase, giving the protein MTSLTPRFRLGFLTHVQGRGDDLARTYRNAQELFVVADELGFDTGWVAQHHVQAGGGGLSSPWTFLAHAAARTTRIRLGTAITVLPLEDPVRLAEDVAVVDTLSGGRVEIGVGSGYSDTEYAAFGQDVARKRELTSEKLSELRRALSDEEVRTPGFRIQPAPGDFTDRIWQGVFSGPGARHAAAGGSNLLLNRAAYGFDAPTDEVQRPWADAFLDAWDRPRRPRIGLSRFVFPAKDRRTALQQIGDDVHRAALRHAEGGAFPKGLSVDEALRRFHSFYGHPDEITAALREERVLPVATDLITQFNPAVPDHDAAIRALELIATEVAPALGWKPATVPDLAGA; this is encoded by the coding sequence ATGACCTCCCTGACACCGCGGTTCCGGCTCGGCTTCCTCACCCATGTCCAGGGCCGCGGCGACGACCTGGCCCGGACGTACCGGAACGCGCAGGAACTCTTCGTCGTCGCCGACGAACTCGGCTTCGACACCGGCTGGGTGGCCCAGCACCATGTTCAGGCCGGTGGTGGCGGCCTCTCCTCTCCGTGGACGTTCCTCGCGCACGCCGCCGCGAGGACCACCCGGATCCGGCTCGGCACCGCCATCACCGTTTTGCCGCTGGAGGACCCGGTCCGGCTCGCCGAGGACGTCGCCGTCGTCGACACGCTCAGCGGCGGGCGGGTCGAGATCGGCGTGGGCAGCGGCTACAGCGACACGGAGTACGCCGCGTTCGGCCAGGACGTCGCCCGCAAGCGCGAGTTGACCAGCGAGAAGCTGAGCGAGCTGCGCCGGGCACTGTCCGACGAGGAGGTGCGCACACCCGGTTTCCGCATCCAGCCGGCGCCCGGCGACTTCACGGACCGGATCTGGCAGGGGGTCTTCAGCGGCCCCGGCGCACGGCACGCCGCCGCGGGCGGCTCGAACCTCCTGCTCAACCGTGCGGCGTACGGCTTCGACGCCCCCACCGACGAGGTGCAGCGCCCCTGGGCGGACGCGTTCCTCGACGCCTGGGACCGGCCGCGCCGGCCACGGATCGGGCTGTCCCGGTTCGTGTTCCCCGCGAAGGACAGACGCACGGCGCTTCAGCAGATCGGCGACGACGTCCACCGGGCGGCCCTTCGCCACGCGGAGGGCGGCGCCTTCCCCAAGGGCCTGAGCGTGGACGAGGCGCTGCGTCGCTTCCACTCCTTCTACGGCCATCCCGATGAGATCACCGCCGCGCTCCGCGAGGAGAGGGTGCTGCCGGTCGCGACCGACCTGATCACCCAGTTCAACCCCGCAGTCCCCGACCACGACGCCGCGATCCGTGCCCTTGAGCTGATCGCGACCGAAGTGGCGCCCGCCCTGGGCTGGAAGCCCGCGACCGTGCCCGACCTCGCAGGAGCGTGA